ACAAATGGGATCTTCAGACCGAAAGGCCGTCTCCCGTTTGTGCTATAATTATTTCCGTCTAGGGACTGCAGCTCCGCAGTTATCGCAACAACGTAGGTTGGTACTCGCCGAATTTTTATGCGAACAGGAAAGCCCCTTGGTGGCGGTTCTTGAACCTGCTTACGCCGATAAACTCCATCTTTCAATCCGTGACAAAATTACATTTTTGGAGTCCGAAGGCTTTTTTAAATTGGAAGACCTATTTCCTTTTACGGAGCATATTTCTGAAAAAGTGAATTTAACTGCCTTTTTGGAAAGTCAGTGTATTCAGCCCTATTTATATATTCGGGTAAAACGAGGAAAGACAAATTTCGTGCGCGCCATTTTAGATGGTAGTCAGATTCCCTATACCACTATCGGCGAGCAGACCATTGCCTTAAATAATGGTACTTCCTTACAGCGATTTGATGCCTTAGATGGCATTATTGAAGTACAAGATCTTTACTCGCAACGTACGTTAGCGTATATGGAGCCAGGAGAAAATGAATCCTGGTGGGATACATGTGCAGCTTCAGGTGGCAAATCTCTTTTATTGATGGATGCTTGTCCCACCGTAAATTTGTTGGTGTCGGATATTCGTATGAGCATTCTTCGGAATCTCGATGAGCGTTTTGATCGTGCTGGAATAAAGCATTATCGCAAGAAAATAATTGATCTTGCCAAAGATACTTTTCCGCTCCTTGGAAGCGAACGATTTGATGGAGTATTATTGGACGCACCGTGTAGTGGATCGGGGACTTGGGGGCGTACACCCGAAATGATTCGGCATTTTAGGGCTGATAAGATTGGCGAATTCAATGCACTACAAAAAAATATTGCAAGTAATGTAGTAGGACATGTTAAAGTGGGAAAGCCTTTGATTTATATAACCTGCTCCATTTTTAAAGCGGAAAATGAAGATGTGGTCAATTACATTGTGGATAATTTTGGTTTTGAAATAGCACGCATGGATTATCTGGAAGGGTATACCGAAAAGGCCGATAGCATGTTTGTCGCGCGTTTGATAAAAACGTAATTTCTGATCGTAGAAAGCATATAGGCTATTTTTTCCAAACGGAAAAAATAGCCTTTTTCATGACTATAAATGTTTTTTTGTTGTATTCGTCAGTCACATTTACTGGGGATCACCAGCACCGGGCATGTGGATTTACGAATAACCGATTCAGAGACAGAACCAGATATAAAATGATCAAAACCGGTCCGCCCGTTAGACCCCATGATAATCAGATCGGCAGACCATTCGTGCGATGCAGCCAGAATTTCTTCTTTAATAGATCCTATTCGATTAAACAAATAGACCTCACCAGCACCAGTAAACTCGCGGCTTATCTTCTCAAGATACTTTTGCGCATTGTCCTGTTCCATTTCCGAAACCTCCGGAACGATGATAGGCTGCTGCCCCAATAAGGGATCTGCGCCAAAATTGGCAGGAGAAGTAGGGGGGATAACGGTGACAAGTGCTACGGAGGCTCCAAATACTTGGGCCATTTCTTTCGCATAATGTATTGCCTTTTCAGCGCATGGCTCGTCGTCAACAGCGACTAATATCCTTTTGAATTTTGAATTTGTATTCTCCATATCTGCTATTATTAATTTATCTTCGTCATATAATATATAATCATAGATTGGACGATTTTGTTTTATTAGCATATGAAATATGGTATTTGTACACTTGCTCTCGTACCGTTACGTCTAGAACAGGCACATCGTAGCGAGATGGTTTCTCAGGTATTGTTTGGAGAGCTTTTTGAAATCGTGGACGAGCAGGCGGATTGGACATCAATACGCTTATTGGAAACGGATTATTTGGGTTGGATTCAAAACGGGCAGTTTCAGCAACTCACCGACTTGGATAGGCAACATTATCTGAATGGAGAACCTACTATCGTTGGCCGTGAGGGTGGAGTTCTTTTTAACGATACAACACAATTGCAGCTCTGTCATGGCACCAAGCTTTATCTTAATGCAGGGAACCGGATTAATCTGCCACTATTGGACTTGACTTATCAGGGTAGCATAAATTTATTTTCGAAGGAATTAGTCGAAAGTGAGCTCCAGCAACTCGCTTTGAGTTACAAAGATGTACCATATTTGTGGGGCGGCCGTTCGGAGTGGGGAATTGACTGCTCGGGTTTCTCGCAATTGATTTATAGGTGTTTCGATTTATCTTTACCACGGGATGCTTACCAGCAGGCAGAGATAGGGCAGACTGTAGACTTTGTTTCGGAAATACAGGTAGGGGATTTGGCATTTTTTGACAATGCGCAAGGTAGGATTACTCACGTAGGCATTATGCTGGATCGCGATACGATTATCCATGCTTCTGCAAAAGTCCGCGTGGACCGGATGGATTCAGCAGGTATTTTTAATGCAGAACTGAATTGCTATACACACAAACTCCGCATTGTTAAACGGTATAATTAGCATAACAAAGGGCGATAAAATAGTTTATCGCCCTTCTTTTTCTATGTTTTTCGTTGAGACTAGAATTTGAATGTCAAACCAAATTTAGCAGTATCAAAGAAGTTATTAAAGCTATTGATGTTTGCATTAAATTCATTAGATGATTTAGCACCATCAACATCAACTTTTGAAGTTTTGAACGACAATAAGTCAGTTAGACCAAAATTGATCGCAATCTTAGGTGTCACAAAATAGTTGATCCCCAAACCAGCGTTCGCACCGAAACCTTTTGTTTTAGCGATATCAGTTGTGGTAGTTCCATTATTGATTTTTCCATCTTCTTGCGCATAACCAGCACCAAGTTGTGCATACGTTTTGAATCTTGAACCTAACTCAAGGAAGTAGTAACGTCCAAATGCACCTATACCGAATTGGTTGTTTTTTACATAGGATTCATTCGACTGATCTACGTTCTTTGTAGCTTTTTCATTACCAACGTTCACATCTAAACCAACAGCGATCTTGTCAGAAACAAAGTAACCAACAGAAGGGTTGAAGTTAAATGAATTTGTCTTTGTTTGATTAGTCTTGTCGTTTGAAGTATTAGCGGATAGGTTACCTTCAACAATAACATCGCTCTTTTTGAATCCGAATTCTTGTGCTTGTGAAGCCAATGTCAAACCAGCTACAGCTGCTAATGTTAGTAAAACTTTTTTCATGTCTTTTTTATTTAAAAGTTGTTTTAATATGTCAGTGTTTAATTCCTGACTTTTTAAATTTGTTAGTCAAATATCGAAATCCTATTCCATAGTTTTGTCACTGGATTGTCTATATATTTGTTATAATCGTAAATTATAGTGGATCAATGCCTTAAAATTTGTTATAATTTTATTTTTACTGTTTCTATTTAACGATAATGATATTAATCTGACTTTTTGTTTTTAATTGTCAATTTTAAGTAAGAAGATAAAAAAAAGCCATTTGTCAAGTACTGACAAATGGCTTTTTTTCATTATAAAATTAAATTTTATTCGAAATATTCTTTAATTCGTTCGAAGAATGATTTTTCACTTTTACCTGGTTGAGGTTTGAAGTTTGGTGATTCTTTCAGTTTGTTCAGTAATTCTTTTTCTTCAGTAGACACAGCTTTTGGCGTCCAAATATTAACATATACAAGCTGGTCTCCCTTATGGTAAGAATTAACTTCAGGAATACCTTTTCCTTTTAACCGTAAAATTTTACCACCTTGTGTGCCGGGTTCAATTTTGATTTTCGCTTTTCCGTCTATTGTCGGAACTTCCACGCTGGTCCCTAACGTAGCATCTACAAAATTAATATAGAGATCATAGATGACATTGAGTCCGTCGCGTTTTAAACTCTCGTGTGCAATTTCTTCAATCAATATAATTAAATCTCCTGGTACACCACCACGTGGGGCTGCATTTCCCTTTCCGCTCATGGATAGTTGCATGCCTTCACTTACGCCTGCCGGGATATTGATGGAGATTGTTTCCTCGCCACGTTCAAGACCTTCACCTCGACACGTTGTACATTTTGCTGTAATTTCTACACCTTCACCATTACAGGTAGGACAGGTGCTTGTAGTTTGCATTTGTCCTAAAATCGTATTGGTAACTCGTCTAACTGATCCCGATCCACCACAGGTTTTACAGGTATGGAAAGAAGATTTATCTTTGGCACCCGATCCGTCACAGGTATGACAGACGACTTGTTTGTTGACTTTTACCTTTTTCTCAACGCCTTTGGCGATTTCCTCAAGTGTTAACTTGACTTTTATGCGTAAGTTGCTTCCTCTTGCTACACGGCGTCCGCCACGCTGGCCACCGCCACCGCCAAAGAAACTTTCAAAGGGATGTCCTCCACCGAAGATATCACCAAATTGACTGAATATGTCATCCATATTCATGCCACCGCCACCGCCGAAACCACCACTGGCAGAATTACCAGCATGGCCAAACTGGTCATAACGTTGACGTTTCTGTGGATTGCTCAAGATATCGTATGCCTCAGCAGCTTCCTTAAACTTTTCCTCAGCCTCATGGTCACCAGGATTTTTGTCCGGGTGATACTTTATCGCTAGCTTGCGATACGCTGATTTAATCTCCTTCTCGTCCGCTGATCGCGAGACACCAAGTATATCGTAATAATCTCTTTTTGACATCGTCTTAATATTATTGACCTATAACTACCTTTGCGTGACGGATAACTTTGTCACCTAAGTAGTAACCTTTTTCGATCACGTCCACCACTTTATTCTTTAATTCTTCTGTAGCGGCAGGTATTGCTGTGATAGCCTCTTGTAATTCAGGATCGAAATCTTGGTCTTTAACGTCCATTTCCTTTAATCCTAATTGCGATAATGTTTGTCTGAATTTATTGTTGACAATATCCATTCCCGTTTTGACCGATTCAACATCAGTTGCAGTTTGCATGGCTGTTAATGCTCTGTCAAAATCATCCAATGTAGGTAACAGCTTGCTGATGACATCTTTTC
The genomic region above belongs to Sphingobacterium zeae and contains:
- a CDS encoding outer membrane beta-barrel protein, giving the protein MKKVLLTLAAVAGLTLASQAQEFGFKKSDVIVEGNLSANTSNDKTNQTKTNSFNFNPSVGYFVSDKIAVGLDVNVGNEKATKNVDQSNESYVKNNQFGIGAFGRYYFLELGSRFKTYAQLGAGYAQEDGKINNGTTTTDIAKTKGFGANAGLGINYFVTPKIAINFGLTDLLSFKTSKVDVDGAKSSNEFNANINSFNNFFDTAKFGLTFKF
- a CDS encoding RsmB/NOP family class I SAM-dependent RNA methyltransferase, producing the protein MAEFSEKRVHQQIRNFERAMDGFEADQPFSRYLTTFFKLNRQMGSSDRKAVSRLCYNYFRLGTAAPQLSQQRRLVLAEFLCEQESPLVAVLEPAYADKLHLSIRDKITFLESEGFFKLEDLFPFTEHISEKVNLTAFLESQCIQPYLYIRVKRGKTNFVRAILDGSQIPYTTIGEQTIALNNGTSLQRFDALDGIIEVQDLYSQRTLAYMEPGENESWWDTCAASGGKSLLLMDACPTVNLLVSDIRMSILRNLDERFDRAGIKHYRKKIIDLAKDTFPLLGSERFDGVLLDAPCSGSGTWGRTPEMIRHFRADKIGEFNALQKNIASNVVGHVKVGKPLIYITCSIFKAENEDVVNYIVDNFGFEIARMDYLEGYTEKADSMFVARLIKT
- the dnaJ gene encoding molecular chaperone DnaJ, which codes for MSKRDYYDILGVSRSADEKEIKSAYRKLAIKYHPDKNPGDHEAEEKFKEAAEAYDILSNPQKRQRYDQFGHAGNSASGGFGGGGGMNMDDIFSQFGDIFGGGHPFESFFGGGGGQRGGRRVARGSNLRIKVKLTLEEIAKGVEKKVKVNKQVVCHTCDGSGAKDKSSFHTCKTCGGSGSVRRVTNTILGQMQTTSTCPTCNGEGVEITAKCTTCRGEGLERGEETISINIPAGVSEGMQLSMSGKGNAAPRGGVPGDLIILIEEIAHESLKRDGLNVIYDLYINFVDATLGTSVEVPTIDGKAKIKIEPGTQGGKILRLKGKGIPEVNSYHKGDQLVYVNIWTPKAVSTEEKELLNKLKESPNFKPQPGKSEKSFFERIKEYFE
- a CDS encoding universal stress protein; the encoded protein is MLIKQNRPIYDYILYDEDKLIIADMENTNSKFKRILVAVDDEPCAEKAIHYAKEMAQVFGASVALVTVIPPTSPANFGADPLLGQQPIIVPEVSEMEQDNAQKYLEKISREFTGAGEVYLFNRIGSIKEEILAASHEWSADLIIMGSNGRTGFDHFISGSVSESVIRKSTCPVLVIPSKCD
- a CDS encoding nucleotide exchange factor GrpE, with product MNEQDNYYDESQDPVETNSSEQQELPADNLAEELSTEDKLAAELAEAKDKYIRLSAEFDNYRKRTSKERVELIQSAGKDVISKLLPTLDDFDRALTAMQTATDVESVKTGMDIVNNKFRQTLSQLGLKEMDVKDQDFDPELQEAITAIPAATEELKNKVVDVIEKGYYLGDKVIRHAKVVIGQ
- a CDS encoding C40 family peptidase; the encoded protein is MKYGICTLALVPLRLEQAHRSEMVSQVLFGELFEIVDEQADWTSIRLLETDYLGWIQNGQFQQLTDLDRQHYLNGEPTIVGREGGVLFNDTTQLQLCHGTKLYLNAGNRINLPLLDLTYQGSINLFSKELVESELQQLALSYKDVPYLWGGRSEWGIDCSGFSQLIYRCFDLSLPRDAYQQAEIGQTVDFVSEIQVGDLAFFDNAQGRITHVGIMLDRDTIIHASAKVRVDRMDSAGIFNAELNCYTHKLRIVKRYN